The following are encoded in a window of Haloarcula halophila genomic DNA:
- a CDS encoding DUF58 domain-containing protein, with protein sequence MTLLRRLSLAVGVCLLLAGFGTAASGTGGVTVEPGFVVFVGLLAAGIAIYAGCQRYGTPQRCPELPDRAGRDVSPPETAADGAGVASRLTRDYRIADDLRALLRRALVRSHERDEERAEAAISDGTWTDDPSAAALFAATVGRARQSRDRIAGRVTGRSRYRYRIDRVATQLRAILGIDAVDDVPGRRAPTPTTGTVETGRWAGFYTVPLALLGVGIIGERPALVLAGAVAVVALAVRAGTTTPEPVVTVDRALSGTEPTHGDEVTVTLTVRNDGDRTLTDCRIADGVPETLAVTDGTPQLATALRPETTATVEYTLRATRGDHEFTAPTVVATDAVGATATTTDAAVTGVTTLSVSLPGVAADAPVRSQTSRHRGRIDADQGGDGIAFYATREYRSGDPLSRIDWNRYASSRELSTLEFREEQAATVVVLVDARPSAYDAPAAPDLDTTIDRSVIAARSVVESRLDAEDRVGLAALAPDRLFIGPSGGPTHKNRLETTLASDPVFRPSAPDGEFYLGPTLRWLRRELPADAQLVCCSPLVDDDIRQMLRYLAAYGHAVTVVSPDPGVAPTADGTIAAADRLFRISDLRREGIPVVDWHHDEPLAAAFEQAREWAR encoded by the coding sequence GTGACACTCCTTCGTCGTCTCTCGCTCGCGGTTGGCGTCTGTCTACTGCTCGCCGGCTTCGGGACCGCAGCGAGCGGGACCGGCGGGGTGACCGTCGAACCGGGCTTCGTCGTCTTCGTCGGCCTACTCGCGGCCGGCATCGCTATCTACGCGGGATGTCAGCGGTACGGGACACCACAGCGGTGTCCAGAACTCCCCGACCGGGCCGGGCGCGACGTGTCACCGCCCGAGACGGCCGCCGACGGGGCCGGTGTGGCGTCGAGGTTGACCCGGGACTACCGGATCGCCGACGACCTGCGGGCGTTGCTTCGACGGGCACTCGTCCGGAGCCACGAGCGGGACGAGGAGCGAGCCGAAGCTGCCATCAGCGACGGCACCTGGACCGACGACCCGAGCGCCGCAGCGTTGTTTGCAGCGACTGTCGGGCGAGCGAGACAGTCTCGCGACCGGATCGCAGGACGTGTCACCGGCCGGAGCCGCTACCGGTACCGGATCGATCGAGTGGCTACACAGCTCCGGGCGATCCTCGGTATCGATGCAGTCGACGACGTCCCCGGACGGCGGGCTCCGACACCGACGACCGGAACGGTCGAGACCGGGCGCTGGGCGGGGTTCTACACCGTCCCACTCGCGCTCCTCGGGGTCGGTATCATCGGGGAGCGGCCCGCACTCGTACTGGCCGGCGCCGTCGCCGTGGTGGCCCTGGCGGTCCGGGCCGGGACGACGACGCCGGAGCCAGTCGTCACGGTCGACCGTGCCCTCTCCGGGACCGAGCCGACACACGGCGACGAGGTGACCGTGACGCTGACGGTCCGCAACGACGGCGACCGGACCCTGACGGACTGTCGGATCGCCGACGGCGTCCCGGAGACGCTCGCGGTCACCGACGGCACCCCACAACTGGCGACGGCACTCCGGCCGGAAACGACCGCGACCGTCGAGTACACGCTGCGGGCGACCAGAGGCGACCACGAGTTCACCGCACCGACCGTCGTCGCGACCGACGCCGTCGGTGCGACGGCCACGACCACCGACGCTGCCGTCACCGGGGTCACGACGCTGTCTGTCTCGCTGCCTGGGGTGGCGGCCGACGCCCCGGTCCGGTCACAGACGAGCCGCCACCGCGGGCGAATCGATGCTGACCAGGGCGGGGACGGGATCGCGTTCTACGCGACCCGCGAGTACCGGTCGGGAGATCCGCTCTCACGGATCGACTGGAACCGGTACGCCAGCAGCCGGGAGCTATCGACCCTGGAGTTTCGCGAGGAACAGGCCGCGACCGTCGTCGTCCTCGTCGACGCCCGGCCGAGCGCCTACGACGCACCCGCAGCACCGGATCTCGATACGACGATCGACCGGTCGGTGATCGCGGCCCGAAGCGTCGTCGAGTCACGGCTCGACGCCGAGGATCGGGTCGGGCTAGCCGCGCTCGCGCCGGACCGGCTGTTCATCGGCCCCAGCGGCGGCCCGACGCACAAGAACCGCCTGGAGACGACACTGGCGTCGGACCCCGTCTTCCGGCCGTCCGCGCCGGACGGCGAGTTCTACCTCGGGCCGACGCTGCGCTGGCTCCGGCGGGAACTGCCCGCCGACGCACAGCTCGTCTGTTGTTCGCCGCTGGTCGACGACGATATCCGCCAGATGCTGCGGTACCTCGCGGCGTACGGCCACGCCGTCACCGTCGTCAGCCCGGACCCCGGCGTCGCCCCGACGGCCGACGGGACCATCGCGGCGGCCGACCGGCTGTTCCGGATCAGCGACCTGCGACGGGAGGGGATTCCGGTCGTCGACTGGCACCACGACGAGCCCCTGGCGGCGGCCTTCGAGCAGGCACGGGAGTGGGCGCGATGA
- a CDS encoding DUF7519 family protein has translation MRQPRLVGVASLMAALVATAVLATTAGGGLALLGALVLAAGVLDARRRLVTLGAVLQCGGVVLAGVTATGAIVLVVAVAAAVLAWDFGQYAVDLAESMTEDAITHNAELVRIAGGTLLAALTVGALSLSGLVLTVPSVGPVTTGLLLVGAVLAVAGLSG, from the coding sequence ATGAGACAGCCACGGCTGGTCGGGGTCGCCTCGCTGATGGCCGCACTCGTCGCCACGGCCGTCCTCGCGACGACAGCCGGCGGTGGGCTGGCGTTGCTGGGAGCGCTCGTGCTGGCCGCCGGTGTCCTCGACGCCCGGCGGCGGCTGGTCACCCTCGGGGCGGTGCTGCAGTGTGGTGGCGTCGTCCTCGCGGGCGTCACCGCAACCGGGGCGATCGTCCTGGTGGTGGCCGTGGCGGCAGCGGTACTAGCCTGGGACTTCGGGCAGTACGCCGTCGATCTCGCGGAATCGATGACCGAGGACGCGATCACGCACAACGCGGAGCTCGTCCGGATCGCCGGCGGGACGCTGCTCGCCGCACTGACCGTCGGCGCGCTGTCGCTCTCCGGGCTCGTCCTGACAGTCCCGTCCGTCGGTCCCGTGACGACCGGGCTGTTGCTGGTCGGGGCGGTCCTTGCAGTCGCGGGGTTGAGCGGTTAG
- a CDS encoding AAA family ATPase, whose amino-acid sequence MDVTDASELSSRLLDEVGSAVIADRGFFETVLLGVVSKGHVLLEDVPGTGKTLTARSMATALGLSFSRVQFTPDLLPADITGTHVFNEQTREFEFTRGPIFANVVLADEINRAPPKTQSAMLEAMEEGQVTVDGDTYDLPQPFFVMATQNPVDMEGTFELPEAQVDRFLAKTAIGYPDSEGEVELLRRRAGRDTQSPTVESVLDPEQVEELRAVPETVQVDDDLLTYMADIARATREDYRVEVGVSPRGTQRLFEAARAMAAMAGREFVAPDDIKRVAQPVLAHRLVLTPDARVENVDKASIVENVLGEVPVPTV is encoded by the coding sequence ATGGACGTCACTGACGCCAGTGAGCTGTCGAGCCGACTCCTGGACGAGGTCGGGAGCGCAGTCATCGCCGACCGCGGATTCTTCGAGACGGTCCTCCTCGGTGTCGTCTCGAAGGGCCACGTCCTCCTGGAAGACGTGCCAGGGACCGGCAAGACGCTGACCGCCCGAAGCATGGCCACTGCCCTCGGCCTGTCCTTCTCCCGCGTACAGTTCACCCCCGACCTCCTGCCCGCCGACATCACCGGCACGCACGTGTTCAACGAGCAGACACGGGAGTTCGAGTTCACTCGCGGCCCCATCTTCGCCAACGTCGTCCTGGCCGACGAGATCAACCGCGCGCCGCCCAAGACCCAGTCGGCGATGCTCGAAGCGATGGAGGAGGGCCAGGTCACCGTCGACGGCGACACCTACGACCTCCCACAGCCCTTCTTCGTCATGGCGACACAGAACCCGGTCGACATGGAGGGGACCTTCGAACTCCCCGAGGCCCAGGTCGACCGCTTCCTCGCCAAGACCGCCATCGGCTATCCCGATAGCGAGGGGGAGGTCGAACTCCTCCGGCGACGGGCCGGCCGCGACACGCAGAGTCCGACGGTCGAATCTGTCCTCGACCCCGAGCAGGTCGAGGAACTGCGTGCGGTCCCCGAGACGGTCCAGGTCGACGACGACCTGCTCACCTACATGGCCGACATCGCCCGCGCGACCCGGGAGGACTACCGCGTCGAGGTCGGCGTCTCCCCGCGTGGGACCCAGCGGCTCTTCGAGGCGGCCCGCGCGATGGCGGCGATGGCCGGCCGAGAGTTCGTCGCGCCGGACGACATCAAGCGAGTCGCCCAGCCGGTGCTCGCTCACCGGCTCGTGTTGACGCCTGACGCCCGCGTCGAGAACGTCGACAAGGCCAGCATCGTCGAGAACGTGCTCGGCGAAGTCCCGGTTCCGACGGTCTAA
- a CDS encoding DUF2070 family protein, giving the protein MTATQGNLASLSRFIFRAPNWYSSLVFALCIAAITGVAAFDSRFVLDDAWQGVFFIGIPTVVAGAVTPWVDRQLGGQLTPNHASLLALLCEVITIAILTVAGVVVLLVPQLGQNFVFDALIVALASIFAFRILIMMAISRHSLLRAVVPASVQTVTAAVLLAIYSGTTAFILEDPMLQELLARAEQAPPEIQGFIPADFVVLAVICAIYGLAVWLFLVAIDQPWRRSLGVSALDFLRGFVGHIAEGTRELEEFFEEIGEEAIVPVTVLSVRRLDGEEKARFVLPMIHPGPMGEIGGGNLPKRVAADAEGLAFPPHATAGHDFNLVTEREVDTILSTAQDAYDRIEYDTEATVGRRITEGEATLIGQSFGDDALIVTTYAPGCADDVDYAVGLSAMSEARTGGIDDVLLVDAHNCNDGLEGEDLGHVVPGSQRSFDMIYGAGRLGDILGDSQRGDLRCGVAWDETPWEPEDGIGPLGIRVCVFEVADHRTAYVLIDGNNMEPGLRADVIDTIEGVDAVEVMTSDTHIVNTVEAENQVGQAIPDAELSALVADLVDRAVADLEPVEAGMASERAEVTVFGNDRTETLASTANAMVSLGGALAAAFILAVMAVSILVFVVAGL; this is encoded by the coding sequence ATGACGGCGACACAGGGCAACCTGGCGAGTCTCTCCCGGTTCATCTTCCGGGCGCCGAACTGGTACTCCAGTCTCGTCTTCGCGCTGTGTATCGCTGCGATAACCGGCGTCGCCGCCTTCGACTCCCGGTTCGTCCTCGACGACGCCTGGCAGGGCGTGTTCTTCATCGGTATCCCGACCGTCGTGGCGGGAGCGGTGACCCCGTGGGTCGACAGGCAACTCGGCGGACAGTTGACGCCCAACCACGCGTCACTGTTGGCGCTGCTCTGTGAGGTCATCACGATCGCTATCCTCACCGTCGCCGGCGTCGTCGTCCTGCTGGTCCCACAACTGGGCCAGAACTTCGTCTTCGACGCGCTGATCGTCGCGCTGGCCTCGATCTTCGCCTTCCGTATCCTGATCATGATGGCGATCTCCCGGCACTCGCTGCTCCGGGCGGTCGTCCCGGCCAGCGTCCAGACTGTGACGGCGGCGGTCCTGTTGGCGATCTACAGCGGGACGACCGCCTTCATCCTCGAAGACCCGATGCTCCAGGAACTGCTTGCCCGCGCCGAGCAGGCGCCCCCGGAAATCCAGGGGTTCATCCCGGCCGACTTCGTCGTGCTCGCGGTCATCTGTGCCATCTACGGGCTGGCGGTCTGGCTGTTCCTGGTCGCGATCGACCAGCCCTGGCGTCGGTCGCTGGGCGTCTCGGCGCTGGATTTCCTGCGGGGGTTCGTCGGCCACATCGCCGAAGGGACCCGTGAACTGGAGGAGTTCTTCGAGGAGATCGGCGAGGAGGCGATCGTCCCCGTGACGGTGCTGTCGGTCAGACGCCTCGACGGCGAGGAGAAGGCCCGATTCGTCCTCCCGATGATCCACCCCGGACCGATGGGCGAGATCGGCGGCGGGAACCTCCCCAAGCGGGTGGCTGCCGACGCAGAGGGGCTGGCCTTCCCGCCCCATGCGACCGCCGGCCACGACTTCAACCTCGTCACCGAACGGGAGGTCGATACGATCCTTTCGACCGCCCAGGACGCCTACGACCGGATCGAGTACGACACCGAGGCGACGGTCGGCCGGCGGATCACCGAGGGGGAGGCGACCCTGATCGGGCAGTCCTTCGGCGACGACGCTCTCATCGTCACCACGTACGCGCCCGGGTGTGCCGACGATGTCGACTACGCCGTCGGCCTCTCGGCGATGTCCGAAGCCCGGACCGGCGGGATCGACGACGTCCTGCTGGTCGACGCACACAACTGTAACGACGGCCTGGAGGGCGAGGACCTGGGTCACGTCGTTCCCGGAAGCCAGCGGTCGTTCGACATGATCTACGGGGCCGGACGGTTGGGTGACATCCTGGGTGACAGCCAGCGGGGCGACCTCCGGTGTGGCGTCGCCTGGGACGAGACTCCCTGGGAGCCCGAAGACGGGATCGGTCCGCTGGGAATCCGTGTCTGTGTCTTCGAGGTCGCCGACCACCGGACGGCCTACGTGCTCATCGACGGCAACAACATGGAACCTGGACTCCGGGCGGACGTGATCGACACCATCGAGGGGGTCGACGCGGTCGAGGTGATGACCAGCGACACCCACATCGTCAACACCGTCGAAGCCGAGAACCAGGTCGGCCAGGCGATCCCCGACGCCGAACTGTCTGCCCTGGTCGCCGACCTCGTCGACCGTGCGGTCGCGGACCTGGAACCGGTCGAGGCCGGGATGGCCAGCGAACGGGCCGAGGTCACCGTCTTCGGCAACGATCGTACCGAGACGCTCGCCTCGACGGCCAACGCGATGGTCTCGCTGGGCGGGGCGCTGGCGGCCGCGTTCATCCTCGCCGTGATGGCGGTTAGTATCCTCGTGTTCGTCGTCGCCGGGCTCTGA
- a CDS encoding GMP synthase subunit A produces MTSIAVIDNHGQFTHLEQRALRDMGVDVELVDNTTPPAEIDADGIVLSGGPDMDDIGNCPDYLDLDVPVLGICLGMQLIAAELGGRVGSGEYGGYADVTVEVLDEDDPLIGSLYPETRVWASHADEVKEVPDGFERTATSDVCGVEAMSDTEADIYGVQWHPEVAHTEEGEAVFENFLAVCDRNAAPRQ; encoded by the coding sequence ATGACCAGTATCGCAGTCATCGACAACCACGGCCAGTTCACCCATCTGGAGCAGCGTGCGCTCCGGGACATGGGCGTCGACGTGGAACTCGTCGACAACACGACGCCACCGGCGGAGATCGACGCCGACGGGATCGTTCTCTCGGGCGGCCCGGACATGGACGATATCGGCAACTGCCCCGACTACCTCGACCTCGACGTTCCGGTTCTGGGGATCTGTCTCGGGATGCAACTGATCGCGGCGGAACTGGGCGGTCGCGTCGGCAGCGGCGAGTACGGTGGCTACGCCGACGTTACCGTCGAAGTTCTGGACGAGGACGACCCGCTGATCGGCTCGCTGTACCCCGAGACGCGCGTCTGGGCCAGCCACGCCGACGAGGTCAAGGAGGTCCCCGACGGGTTCGAGCGGACCGCCACCTCCGACGTCTGTGGCGTCGAGGCCATGAGCGATACGGAGGCCGACATCTACGGCGTCCAGTGGCACCCCGAGGTCGCACACACTGAAGAGGGCGAAGCGGTCTTCGAGAACTTCTTGGCCGTCTGTGACCGCAACGCGGCCCCACGCCAGTAA